The stretch of DNA tcacGAGTGCTATTGATGAAGCTATCATGAAAGGGTAACGTCTTACAACCTAACATATAAAATGTAATGATgagagatgggtttattttgatTTCAGGTATACAATCTGACGCTCGATAGGATTGAATACAGCAGTTTTGGAATCAGTTCCTACTGTCTTTATAGTCAAATAGTCTAAACCGTCTTTTATTTATCCTTATTATAAGCAGTCATAGGTTTGAGTCGTTAGCCAAACAGAGCAAATGCGGTTTTAAAGGGTTTTTGTGGCttaattgaaataaaactatataaatatatatatatatatatatatatataattatatttatatatatatatatatatacatatacatgtatatatataatatatatatatatatatatatgtatgtatgtatatatatatatatatatgtatatacatatatatatacatatatatatatatatatataggcctatacatacatatatgtatatatatatatatatatattacacacacacacacacacatatatatatatatatatacatatatattacacacacacacacacacacatatatatatatatatatatattatatatatatatatatatatatgtatatatatgtacttatatataaatacatataaatatacgtatatatatatatatatatattacacacacacacacacacatatatatatatatatatatatatatatatatatatatatatgtatatatatgtacttatatataaatacatataaatatacgtatatatatatatatatatataaaatacatataaatatatatatatatatatatatatataaaaatacatataaatatatatatatatatatatatatactgtgcacacttatacacacacacgcacacacacgcacacacacacaatatatatatatatatatatatatatttgtgtatggatCGGTGTAGCTATTAGGCTCTACTCTTTACGGAACACTTAAAATTTGGATAGTGGATGtgatggaaaaatagcccatatATAAATCACCCATGTGTTGGTAAGATACGTTATTATTCACCCCAAGTCATTCTAAATGCTCGCACTTGACCTTGATttacaatgttttattttcctggcaACTTTATTCTATTTACGAATCCTGCTCCCTCATACAGTtttctccaaatatatatatatatatatatatatatatatagatatatatatatagatatatatatatatatatatatatatatttttttttttttttttttttacgggatatGATTACGTGGTTTTTAGCCATAATTTAAAACATAACAATGGCACtgaattcatttattcattattcaaacaTCTCAATGTTTAGTTACGATGATAATTTTTCTTCATGGTTGGTAACATTTCTCGTATTAAGTTTTACCAATCCTTTTTAGCATCATCTTTTTACTATATCTTTAAATTTTATCTGTTTTTCATAAACTTGATTTTTCTCCTTCACATAGTTACTCCTtgctttatttattgtttttgagTTTTTTGgttattttgctatattttttttaattgattttcagATTATCTTCATTTTTCCGCCACTAAACTAGTAGAATTTTGTTGATACCAGAAAGTGAATACATGTGGATTTCATGCTTTTGACACTGGGTGTTCATTCAGGCTCCTAGAATACAATTGTATAGGATTTATCAACGTTCCAACTACTAAGCAATGAAATAAAACTTCAAGCTTTCTACATTTGTTTCAGATCATAGTTATTTCTGATTATAATCAAAAGAATAATTACTCTTTTGTAATTTGGAGAGGAGTACCATCGAAGCAAGGGTAGGCACCCCCTGGTAGCTAGGAAAAATATCTAGGGATTTGAACTTGCGAGGACACTCCAGCAGTGAAATATTTTGACGACAAAGATGTAAGAAAAGTAAAAATCATGAGGATAACACTGGTTCTCTGATGAGACTTCATGGTAAGTAGTAGCCACTAAttagttattattttatatataagtttttcaATAGGTTCCCATAGTGTCACTATTTTGAGGAGTTTTACGTCTTGAGATTACCAAATTCCAAACAGAAATAAGTATGTTGTAGGTAATTCTAAACTTCAAAATTCCGTAGTAAAATAATCTTccaaaaatcatagaaaaaaacaaaaaaaatcctttttggtTTCTTAATTTAGTTGGAACTGCTCACGTTTATTAATTTTAGTAGTGGATTCATACACATATCTCGTTTCTTTATGATAATTTGAAAAGTGAGGGTGGCATTaggaatcatataaaaaaaaaaaaaaaaaaatcctttatatatgtGGTGCTACTCCGGATAGCCATATTGTGAGCACGATATTTTACGATAACTATAGTATAAAAAAATGTGTTATGAAATTTGAATTATGTTCAATTATAGCCATACAAAAAATAGTTTTTCTATTACAAATAATAGGAATAACATAAAATTTTTAGTGTTTGTTAGTGTATGACGTCATATCATTTTAATTTCACGGTCTCTTGCTTTCAAAATTTCAGACAACCTATTACACGGTAAGTATACAATGAAAGTTTCAATTAAAATTCTCCCATTTTGTTTTACCACATTGGCATTATCTCAACACATTGCATGCCTTCTAATTAGGGCTTTCAGGAACGAAAAGGAAGTATCCAGACATTTTTTCTACTGGCCTTGTGAAGGTGCTTGTTTTCATGCTTTGGATATTTTGTACCTCTGGCATCTCCTGTAAGAATTCACATGTCTAGGGTTGTTAGTAGCCTACCAGACCATCTGTCGGCATACTGGGAGCTGAGGATACAGGACCTCCTGTTCCCTTCTTCAACATATGGTGTTATCCTTGGAACCCTTTCCCTTTGTCCTGACATTACTGCGACCGCTTTCCTTTTACAATCTTAAGGAAATGCAGCTGCAGCAATCATTGCAAGTTGGTTAGACGTATGATTCTATTAGGTTACACAACGCAGTGCCCTTCTTTTAAACTAAGACTGCTATCTAAGATCTTTTCCATCCTACCAAAAAAGGCTATAATGCACCAGTATCAAACAAATCTTTTCCATTGATATGTATGGCTGGATATTGCACACTACATCTCTTTTTATGGTGATAGGTTTTCTGTGTTCTAATAATGGCTCTCTTTTACCGGATGAAGCCTTCCCTAATAGGCTTATCATCCCCCAGTTTCTGCTTCAACGTAATTAACTTTAAAGtgaattaaattttgaaaagaatttCGATATTTGATATTTTCTAAACTTAGTCTTTTCAAGTTCCAGTAATTTAGTGATTAACAATCATAACCTTCGAGAGAGCTGAAATTATTATGGATTCACAATTACTTCCGTATCAAAATGTTTTTGAATAAATTTTATGAAGATTTGTTCTGTTTTAGTTAACATCAATATCAACCTTTTAACATAATTTAAATAGAAGAAAACAAActtggaaatcaatatattttctatGATACGGCCAAAAGAGAATTTAGCATTAAACCTTACTAGCAAAATCTCATTTTAGTGACTGACTTTTAAAAATCTAAAAGGAAAATTACATTATCGATACGCTGCATCAATCTCAAGTTTTCGTGTGGCTTTTGAATATTTTTATGGTTTTCAGGGTCCACTGGAAACTCAGTTCTGGAAGAATCCATTCAATGATATTCAGAGAAACTTTTCCTTccgaaaagtttgaaaatcgggtTAGAAGATACTCCCATTTCATTCCAGTGCCTAAAGAGATTTCGGGGCTAAATATGACATCATATTAATAAATTAGTTATGGTGACACGATTCTATAGAGCTTTGATTTTATCAGTTCtatgaaaatatctaaaaatcGTATATAGTTTCTCAAGCTATGTCACAAAACAGCAAGGATAATTTCAATTGAAAAAAGTATACCATATTAATGTAATAGGCTATTTGCAAAAGGAAAGCTGGAGACACATATAAGACTGGACTTAATGGCATATggtatatcaaaataattattgacTTAATAGGGCAAGTTAACAACACCTGTGGAATATATAAAGCAGAAGCATTTACTATTTGATTTCAAATAAATACGACTTCGTTATTGGAATCATAattaatgatgctaataataatattcttattactaAAATTAGCATACTGATGTAGAGGAATTGAATCGTAAAAAATCTGTGAATTGAATTTCCACAACTCTACCTGTGTGTGCGAATGAATTCATAACGACAAAAATAAGTGTCTTTCAAAATAAAAACCTTCAAAATTTGACTCCGTATACGGTATCAGCTCCGAGAAGTTTgatgtaattatttcattttacagtGGGGAACAAAATTTTATTGTCATTACAGCAAATAAACGTATTTTTCCACTAACACCCAATATAATCTAATAGTTGAATGGAAGTATTGAGCtggcatttatttttttatttatttatttattttttttattttatttcaaatttttttatgtCATCGATTAATGGGTTTTTTGGTGGGAGCTCTGTACAAAATAtgtgaaatcttatatatatacagtaaaaaatgGTGATGTTTTCTAATACTaacaaaataaaagatgaaaacgaAATATATTAGAATATGTATTCAAAAGATCATTGGGTAAATGCTGTGCACTGTAgagggtaaaataaaaaaaaaaatacaagcatcGAATATATTCATTTGCGAACAAGAATCAAAGAGGTTTACTTGAATTGCATTTGTTAATAAAGGAAAGCAATAGGGAATAACAGCAACGAAATACGAGTCAAAGTGcatgagtaaaagaaataaaatgtcagatgaagtcgaatatatatatatatatatatatacacacatatatatatatatatatatataaatatatatacacacacacacacatatatatatatatatatatatgtatatacatatatatatatatatgtatatatatatatatatatactgtatatacatatatatatatatatatatatacatatatatatatatatatatacatatatgtatatatgcatatatatatatatatatataatatatatatatatatatatatatacatatatatatatatatatatatgtatatatcaagggttcttaaccgggggtgctCGCACCCCTAGGGGGTGCGAACCTGGTTCCTAAGGGGTGCGAGAATACCTgggaaatattcaagaaaatatatgtttttacctatgctttatattttttcataaaaaaaaaacttgttgcttaGTTTTAAACAGTTTTCGAAGAGATATACCTAAATCTATTTTCCCAATGAAGGGATAAATTTGCAACAAACTCAAGTCCGGGGTACACATATGTGATTTGTATGAACGAGGAGAAATTCATAATTTTCTCCATGAATGGGCacaagaactggccatacatttcaatgaccctagttttgttcagatgcttgcctacttggctgatgtgttttcagcactAAGTGAACTCAATCACTCACTGCAgggaaggggacttaacattgtgactgcaagcgagaaattggctgcattctaagaaaaactagtcttgtggataaagcgtgtgaagatggggaatttggtaaatttcccctgcctggaagagacagtcacagaaagttctaccctgcctccaaactttgttgcaaaaatggttgaacatatgcagatgctgtgtacttcctttgatggttacgtctcatgtggagagttacaagcctgtaatatcTGGATattgaaccctttcatgcagaatttggaagatgttgatgatgatggcagcatcaaaGAAGATCTCCtcgacatgagacacaatcgtggaatccaaatggagttcaccaatagtcaTGTGGACCACTTCttggcttctcagctggaagcataccctgcgctagcaacgaaagcactcaaagtgctggtaccttttgcaactacttacttgcgtgagcaaggattttcttgtctacttcacatcaaaacgaaaagcagaaatcggctgaattctgaacatgacatgcgagtagcactcagtactaacacaccaagatttgatgccattatggagaaaaaacagcaacaacgaagtTATTAGGTTTACAGTACAGTAgaggcaaaatataatgtaattttgaaccagaaaaaaaaaaaaatattcttgttgatacatactcatattttttttctattgaaagaactttaagctgtatgaatgaatgttgaataaaaaaaggttttattattacatcaaatttgtatttttagctttttcatatattcagattcCAGGGGGGGGGGTGCGAtaactgactgctgatttgaaaagggtgcgaacactgaaaaaggttaagaaacactggtatacacacacacacacacacacgcacacacacacacacacacacacatatatatatatatatatatgtatgtatgtatatatatacacatatatgtatatatatatatatatatatatgtatatatatatatatatatatacatatatatatatatatatatatacgcaaaagccagtaggaaataataaaaagctttaataccaagcgctttcgtgcattttaacacacttttttttattttaccctgaAGAactgtattaaaatgcacgaaagtgcttggtactaaagctttttattatttcctactggcttttgcgtataccaagtcacgtgatccttgtggcagtaaagtatatatatatatatatatatatatatttatatttatatgtatatatacatatatatatatatatatatacacacacacacacacacatatatatatatatatatatacattcatatatatatatatatatatatatgtatatatatatatatatatatataagtttaagatTATACTTTACTACACAACCCTTCCACAAATTAGAGCTTGATTCCGTAATACACACCAGCGCTTATTTGGCGCTGATCCCAAATCAGAATCAATTGTGATTGTAAAATGTTATGGACCAGAACCGACATGTCAGGTAAGACATATATGCTAAGGTGAATTAATGACGTAAAGTCGTTTCCATAAATACATTATCACAAGGCCTCTTCATATTATCCTCACAACAGCTTTACACTAACATCCATACTGCCCCCAAAAAGCACACTAATTCCAAAGAAATGGTTAATACAAGACAGTACAATACGTGATGAAATACATTTCAATTACAAGCCAGCAGTGAACATAATAAAGTTTCTTCAATATTCCTTAGAAAAATTTTGTAGAATTTTATGCTTTAAACTAGCCTCAAAAGAACACCATACAAGATCCACTAATGAATGATGTCATCTGTGCAATAAACAAAACCCCACCTATTCGTCACGAAAAACGCTTAAATGTTTAACAAATAATTATTCAATCTCTGCATATTATAGCTATGGAACTTATTTAAATCTAACAGATATTTCCACATGAAGTAGGGTAAAATCAAACTATtcataaactaaaaatataaactatTACTTACTCCGCATCTCAAGCTAGGCTGACAAGCATATCAGACATAAATTACAGAATAATAAAATGCTGCCGGTCTTCAAAATAAATGAGCTTCAAGTTTCACAATGACATGGTACGTCCTAATCTCAAATAATGTTCAatcaataatacaatatatacactgGGGCACGTCCATACATGGAGGTTTCACATACATCTCGCATGTATGCAACACCGGAAACTTTAGGCATGCGTAAATATAATTCTCAATAAACTAAAAGGCtttcaatatataagaaaaaaaaaaaaaaaaaacaggctggcACCTGCTGTGGCACAGGATTTTATAGTGCTAGTTGTGACAACCAAATTTAGCCCGGCTCCCAACAACTGCCTCTGGTATTTTTATCCATCAGGCTACCAATAGAAACTGTGTTAATGAAAGCTGGTGTGAAAACGGCGCAGGAAGAGAAAGGTATAAAAAGTTGGCGTGAAAACGTTGTAAAGACAGAAAGGGTAAATagtagaatttagatttggaaatgaATGTGTAAACCATTACTGGTAATGGGGCTGGAGATGGGGAGGGTGTAGCTCGAAGATATGATGGAGAAAAGTAAAGTGGATATACTATGTGTACATGAGACAAATTCGAGGGGAGGAAGGCAAGGAATATAGGTTGGAATTTCAAGACTTTATATTATGGGTTTGATGAAAGCAGAAATGGAACTGGCATCATTGTAAAATGAAGAATATGCCTAAAGTCTATTGAAGGTGAAGTGGGTATCAAATAGAGCTATGAGTGTGATGTTTGAAAATGAAGACGTAGTGATGACTGCCCTTTTGCTGGATGtgaaattaaggaaaaaaacaTTACTCGATAACTGTACAAATTGTAAAGGTAATCAACCAGTATCCACCTACATTTTTGCAAAATCAGGTTCTCTTTCTCTTAGTATCTCATGA from Palaemon carinicauda isolate YSFRI2023 chromosome 5, ASM3689809v2, whole genome shotgun sequence encodes:
- the LOC137640831 gene encoding protein FAM200C-like, encoding MVEHMQMLCTSFDGYVSCGELQACNIWILNPFMQNLEDVDDDGSIKEDLLDMRHNRGIQMEFTNSHVDHFLASQLEAYPALATKALKVLLYTNIHTAPKKHTNSKEMVNTRQYNTLPIETVLMKAGVKTAQEEKGIKSWRENVVKTERVLFLLVSHEYKMMLRVNLMAM